The following coding sequences lie in one Maribacter forsetii DSM 18668 genomic window:
- a CDS encoding type IV pili methyl-accepting chemotaxis transducer N-terminal domain-containing protein: protein MKLKSGKFNNYYLLVFTVIVLTILIQSIIQYSLSKQRQDSLRINEAGRQRMLSQSIMKHVYECKYGTCDFGKLRMAMNKLANANISLQQGNDATGIPKLDNEEVQNNFNKLQPHLKYMMETLDDFTQLKSVDIEKLSSETDQFLVIMDTIVGQFQSAAQEDVKTLMIIELELAVFSLLILIFEIFFFINPSIKKMAIQNQKLKEINWHQTHAFDSHMKNIRNYNHVLKIEKNIAHKEELISFLMEELTDLEVVSNNMVKSLEKQA, encoded by the coding sequence GTGAAATTAAAATCTGGTAAGTTTAATAACTACTATCTGTTGGTGTTTACCGTAATTGTGTTAACCATATTAATACAATCTATTATTCAGTATTCATTGTCCAAACAAAGACAAGATTCATTAAGAATTAATGAAGCTGGTAGGCAAAGAATGCTTTCTCAGTCTATTATGAAACATGTTTACGAATGTAAATACGGTACGTGCGATTTTGGAAAGTTGCGTATGGCTATGAATAAGTTGGCAAATGCGAATATCTCTTTACAACAAGGGAATGATGCTACAGGTATTCCAAAACTGGATAATGAAGAAGTGCAGAATAACTTTAATAAACTGCAACCCCATTTAAAGTATATGATGGAAACTCTTGATGATTTCACACAGTTAAAATCAGTTGATATAGAAAAACTGTCGTCAGAAACGGATCAGTTTTTGGTAATTATGGATACTATAGTAGGGCAATTTCAATCAGCGGCCCAAGAAGATGTAAAAACCTTAATGATTATTGAATTGGAATTAGCAGTTTTTTCATTATTGATTTTAATCTTTGAAATTTTCTTCTTCATTAATCCATCAATAAAAAAGATGGCAATTCAAAATCAAAAATTAAAAGAAATCAATTGGCATCAGACCCATGCTTTTGACTCGCACATGAAGAATATAAGGAATTATAACCATGTGTTGAAGATTGAAAAAAACATAGCACATAAAGAAGAACTCATATCATTTCTAATGGAAGAGCTTACAGACCTTGAGGTCGTTTCCAATAACATGGTAAAATCTTTAGAAAAACAAGCTTAG
- a CDS encoding DUF2147 domain-containing protein, which produces MINKTVQLSILLTLFISMSISAQSVFGTWKTIDDRTGLPKGVIEIYKKDGLMYGKVVKILEEGQENRICDKCDGDLKDKPVTGMEIITGGELHDDGEWKGKRLFDPEQAMTFRFKIWLNPDNPDELKVRGYLAFIYRTQTWLRVEG; this is translated from the coding sequence ATGATAAATAAAACTGTACAATTAAGTATCCTCTTAACATTATTTATTTCAATGAGCATTTCTGCACAATCGGTTTTTGGTACGTGGAAAACTATTGATGACCGCACCGGTCTGCCTAAAGGCGTTATTGAAATCTATAAAAAAGATGGATTAATGTATGGCAAGGTTGTTAAGATTTTAGAAGAAGGACAAGAAAATAGAATTTGTGATAAATGTGACGGAGACTTAAAAGATAAACCTGTAACCGGTATGGAAATTATTACCGGTGGTGAGTTACACGATGATGGGGAATGGAAAGGAAAGCGTTTATTTGACCCAGAACAAGCAATGACTTTTCGTTTTAAGATATGGTTGAATCCAGATAATCCAGATGAGTTGAAAGTCCGTGGTTATTTAGCATTTATCTATAGAACCCAAACATGGCTACGGGTGGAAGGATAA
- the rpsF gene encoding 30S ribosomal protein S6 produces the protein MNHYETVFILNPVLSDVQIEETVKKFEDFLINNGAKMVAKENWGLKKLAYPIQNKKSGFYHLFEFTNSGEVVTPYEQEFRRDERVMRFLTVKLDKHAIAWAEKRRTRNKTAKA, from the coding sequence ATGAACCATTACGAAACTGTTTTCATTTTGAATCCCGTTCTATCTGATGTTCAGATAGAGGAAACAGTTAAGAAATTCGAAGATTTCTTAATTAACAATGGCGCCAAAATGGTAGCTAAAGAGAACTGGGGGCTAAAGAAGTTAGCTTATCCTATTCAAAACAAAAAAAGTGGATTTTACCACTTGTTTGAATTTACTAACTCTGGTGAGGTAGTTACACCTTACGAGCAAGAGTTTAGAAGAGATGAACGTGTTATGCGTTTCTTGACCGTTAAATTGGACAAGCACGCAATTGCATGGGCAGAAAAAAGAAGAACAAGAAACAAAACCGCTAAAGCTTAA
- the rlmH gene encoding 23S rRNA (pseudouridine(1915)-N(3))-methyltransferase RlmH has translation MTIKLLAIGKTDSKQLQELIAVYQKRLQHYVNFEIELIPDLKKTKNLSEDQQKDKEGELILKRLSTTDVLILFDEKGKQYTSVEFSTFLQKKMNSGIKQVVFLIGGPYGFSNEIYAKASGKISLSKMTFSHQMVRLFITEQVYRAFTILKNEPYHHQ, from the coding sequence ATGACTATAAAACTTTTGGCTATTGGCAAAACCGATAGCAAACAACTACAAGAATTAATTGCAGTATATCAAAAGCGATTACAGCATTATGTAAATTTTGAAATAGAATTAATTCCAGATTTAAAGAAGACAAAGAATCTATCTGAAGACCAACAGAAAGACAAAGAAGGTGAGCTTATTCTTAAAAGATTATCTACTACAGATGTTTTAATACTTTTTGATGAAAAAGGAAAACAATATACCTCTGTTGAATTTTCTACCTTTTTACAAAAGAAGATGAATTCTGGCATAAAGCAAGTGGTATTCTTAATTGGCGGTCCTTACGGTTTCAGTAACGAAATATATGCGAAAGCTTCTGGGAAAATAAGTTTATCTAAAATGACCTTTTCCCATCAAATGGTACGTTTATTTATAACCGAACAGGTGTACAGGGCATTTACCATTCTAAAGAATGAACCTTACCATCATCAGTAA
- a CDS encoding LytR/AlgR family response regulator transcription factor, whose product MKLRSIIVDESSMQRMAVAKLVNNHPNLTMVAEYSNAIEAKNGIKNHEIDLIFLDVEMPIITGFDLLESLENSPQVILITGKPDYALKAFDYDVTDYLHKPITMARFDASVKRAVANYEQLHRVNEDEEHIFVKSNLKKRKVILNDIKWIEALGDYIKLVTDEANIVILSTMKSFEKQLPEDKFLRIHKSYIINLEKVEKFNSKNVEVSGRSIPLSRNKKTELAEALSNV is encoded by the coding sequence ATGAAGTTAAGAAGTATCATCGTTGACGAATCATCCATGCAAAGGATGGCCGTTGCCAAGTTGGTAAACAATCATCCGAATTTGACTATGGTAGCTGAATACAGTAATGCTATCGAGGCTAAAAACGGAATCAAGAACCATGAGATAGATCTTATTTTTCTTGATGTTGAAATGCCAATCATTACAGGATTCGACCTACTGGAGTCCCTAGAAAACAGTCCTCAGGTAATTTTGATTACCGGTAAACCAGATTATGCACTTAAAGCATTTGACTATGATGTAACGGATTATTTACATAAACCGATTACCATGGCACGTTTTGACGCATCTGTTAAAAGAGCTGTAGCAAATTACGAACAACTGCACAGAGTCAATGAAGACGAAGAGCATATTTTTGTAAAGAGTAACCTAAAGAAAAGAAAGGTTATCTTGAATGATATTAAGTGGATCGAAGCACTTGGTGACTATATAAAATTAGTAACTGACGAAGCTAATATCGTAATCTTATCAACAATGAAATCTTTTGAAAAGCAACTGCCAGAAGATAAGTTTTTAAGAATTCACAAATCATATATCATTAACCTAGAAAAGGTTGAAAAATTCAACAGTAAGAATGTTGAAGTTAGCGGTAGATCAATACCTCTAAGTAGAAATAAAAAGACAGAACTAGCCGAAGCGCTAAGTAACGTATAA
- the priA gene encoding replication restart helicase PriA, giving the protein MANFINVILPIPLEKSFTYSITAEEAALLQPGMRVAVPFGKSKIYTGVVQSIHQNPPEVYEAKEIHQLLDDYPIVNPTQLKHWEWIASYYMCSLGEVVRSALPSAFLLESETLVLRNRENEIDENELLDDEFLVFEALQHQTILKVQEVSAIIERKNVLPILKRLLEKKVIVLKEEVYEQYKPKLVRYVKLGAEHTSDEKLEELLKTLTRAPKQSQVVLSLFQLQGKSQHPIKISELEASSNTSKSVIKSLVDKGILEEYYIKTDRVNYDGEADNSETKELNEYQKTALVDIKSSFETGKVTLLKGVTSSGKTEVYVKLIEECLEKGLQVLYLLPEIALTTQLISRLQEYFGEKIAIYHSKYNVQERVEVWQNVLQAKPKAQLVIGARSAMYLPFSKLGLVIVDEEHESSFKQFDPAPRYHARDAAIVLGHLHKANILLGSATPSVESYYNVQTGKYGYAEITRRYGNVLMPEMELVDIKEASRKRKMKGHFSERLFMEMEETLREGAQIILFQNRRGFAPLMECLTCGHTPQCPNCDVSLTYHQYRKQLRCHYCGHHTALPEICFACGSPELDTKGFGTEQIEKEVSGLFPEAKVGRMDLDTTRGKHGYEKIITAFEQQELDILVGTQMVTKGLDFRNVNLVGVMNADSLLNFPDYRAHERTYQLLTQVSGRAGRTKKRGRVIIQTYNPYHQILKQVTTGDYEGMYTEQLYEREQFKYPPVNRIIKVTFKHKNYNILNEAADWFAGALRTNFGGTVLGPEYPPVARIRNQYLKHIVIKVQKAHSLAQTKANIRRIEKSFKAVAMYRSVRVVYNVDHI; this is encoded by the coding sequence ATGGCGAACTTTATTAATGTAATATTACCAATTCCGTTAGAGAAAAGTTTTACGTATAGTATAACTGCTGAAGAGGCGGCATTACTGCAACCTGGAATGCGTGTAGCAGTGCCTTTTGGTAAATCAAAGATATATACCGGTGTAGTTCAGAGTATTCATCAGAATCCGCCAGAAGTCTACGAGGCAAAGGAAATTCACCAATTATTAGACGATTATCCAATTGTAAACCCAACTCAGTTAAAACATTGGGAATGGATAGCGTCCTATTATATGTGTTCGTTAGGAGAAGTGGTACGCAGTGCACTTCCTAGTGCTTTTCTATTAGAGAGCGAAACTTTGGTTCTAAGGAATAGGGAAAACGAAATAGATGAAAACGAACTTTTAGATGATGAGTTTTTGGTGTTCGAAGCTTTGCAACATCAAACTATATTAAAAGTTCAAGAAGTTTCCGCTATAATAGAGCGTAAAAATGTGCTGCCAATTCTTAAGCGATTATTAGAGAAAAAAGTAATTGTATTAAAAGAGGAAGTTTACGAACAATACAAGCCAAAGTTGGTTAGGTATGTGAAATTAGGTGCAGAACATACTTCCGACGAAAAACTAGAAGAACTTTTAAAAACATTGACCAGGGCGCCAAAGCAAAGTCAAGTTGTACTTTCTTTATTTCAGTTACAGGGTAAAAGTCAACATCCAATCAAGATTTCTGAGCTTGAAGCGTCTAGTAATACCTCTAAATCAGTCATAAAGTCATTGGTAGATAAGGGTATTTTAGAAGAATATTACATAAAGACCGATCGGGTCAATTATGATGGTGAAGCAGATAATTCTGAAACCAAAGAATTAAATGAATATCAAAAGACTGCACTTGTAGATATTAAATCTTCATTTGAAACCGGAAAAGTCACTTTGTTAAAAGGAGTAACATCTTCTGGTAAGACCGAAGTTTATGTAAAGCTGATAGAAGAATGTTTGGAAAAAGGTTTGCAGGTATTATATCTGTTGCCTGAAATAGCCTTGACCACACAGTTGATCAGTAGACTGCAAGAGTATTTTGGTGAAAAAATCGCTATTTACCATTCTAAGTATAATGTACAAGAACGTGTAGAAGTTTGGCAAAATGTTTTGCAAGCAAAACCTAAAGCCCAATTAGTTATTGGGGCTAGATCGGCAATGTACTTGCCGTTTAGTAAGTTGGGGTTGGTCATTGTAGATGAAGAGCATGAGAGTTCTTTTAAGCAATTTGATCCTGCGCCAAGATATCATGCAAGAGATGCGGCAATTGTTTTAGGGCATCTACATAAGGCAAATATACTGCTAGGTTCGGCAACACCAAGTGTAGAAAGTTATTACAATGTGCAGACAGGTAAATATGGCTATGCAGAAATAACCAGGCGTTATGGTAATGTGCTTATGCCAGAAATGGAACTGGTAGATATTAAAGAAGCTTCTAGAAAAAGAAAGATGAAAGGTCATTTCTCTGAACGTCTATTTATGGAAATGGAAGAGACGTTAAGGGAAGGTGCACAAATCATACTTTTTCAGAATAGAAGGGGTTTTGCTCCATTAATGGAGTGTTTAACATGTGGTCATACCCCACAATGCCCAAATTGCGATGTTAGTTTAACCTATCATCAATATAGAAAACAATTACGTTGCCACTACTGTGGTCATCATACGGCATTGCCAGAAATTTGTTTTGCATGTGGTAGTCCAGAATTGGATACCAAAGGTTTTGGTACTGAACAAATAGAGAAAGAAGTATCTGGATTATTTCCCGAAGCTAAAGTAGGTAGAATGGATTTAGATACTACGCGAGGTAAACACGGTTACGAAAAGATAATTACCGCTTTTGAACAGCAAGAATTGGATATTTTGGTAGGTACCCAAATGGTAACTAAAGGGCTGGATTTTAGAAACGTGAATTTGGTGGGTGTAATGAATGCCGATTCACTTTTGAATTTCCCAGATTATCGTGCTCATGAAAGAACCTATCAATTATTGACCCAAGTATCGGGTAGGGCAGGGCGCACCAAGAAAAGAGGTCGTGTAATTATTCAGACCTATAATCCGTATCATCAAATATTAAAACAAGTAACCACCGGTGATTATGAGGGTATGTATACAGAACAATTGTATGAAAGGGAGCAGTTTAAATATCCTCCGGTAAATAGAATTATCAAAGTTACATTTAAACATAAAAATTACAATATTCTAAATGAAGCTGCAGATTGGTTTGCAGGTGCATTACGTACTAATTTTGGAGGAACCGTATTAGGACCAGAATACCCGCCAGTGGCAAGAATTAGAAATCAATATTTAAAACATATTGTAATCAAAGTTCAAAAAGCACATTCCCTTGCACAAACAAAAGCGAATATTAGACGAATAGAAAAATCGTTTAAAGCCGTGGCAATGTATAGAAGTGTTAGGGTCGTATATAATGTAGACCATATATAA
- a CDS encoding DUF3307 domain-containing protein, giving the protein MLIFIKLVLAHLIGDFVLQPTRWVLHKQANKIKSKFLYLHVLLHFTLYMLLLWDLSLWEIALTVTIAHFAIDVLKLYSNALFKRKSIPFFIDQVLHVLVIYCCAFYTDLYAHTLSLFENLDWYLVTAIVFVTYPAAIIMGMILEGMSNQIETDHKSLPNAGKYIGIIERLFVLIFIVLGRWEVIGLLIAAKSVFRFNDLKERNNRKLTEYILIGTLVSFGLAILAGLLYIS; this is encoded by the coding sequence ATGTTGATTTTCATAAAACTAGTGTTAGCTCATTTAATTGGAGACTTCGTTTTACAACCCACAAGATGGGTACTTCACAAGCAAGCGAACAAGATAAAATCTAAATTTCTATACTTACATGTGTTGTTGCATTTTACACTATACATGCTCCTTTTATGGGATTTGTCGTTATGGGAAATAGCATTAACGGTAACCATTGCTCATTTTGCTATTGACGTATTAAAACTGTATTCGAATGCTTTGTTCAAAAGAAAAAGTATTCCATTTTTTATAGATCAAGTATTACATGTTTTGGTTATTTATTGTTGTGCTTTTTATACTGACTTATATGCTCATACTTTATCGCTATTCGAAAATTTAGATTGGTACTTGGTAACTGCAATTGTCTTTGTAACCTATCCCGCGGCAATTATCATGGGTATGATTTTAGAAGGAATGTCTAATCAGATCGAAACAGATCACAAATCGCTTCCCAATGCCGGTAAGTATATTGGTATAATAGAAAGGTTATTTGTTTTAATTTTTATAGTGCTTGGTAGGTGGGAAGTTATTGGTTTATTGATAGCTGCAAAATCGGTTTTTAGATTCAATGACTTAAAAGAACGCAATAATAGAAAGTTAACAGAGTACATTTTAATAGGAACTTTAGTGAGTTTTGGTTTAGCTATTTTAGCAGGTCTTCTGTATATATCTTAA
- a CDS encoding alpha/beta fold hydrolase gives MSTRYFLLCFLLIIFSQAINSQSNKFKSFDGVQIVYTDEGNGEVVLLLHGFINSRKSWEKTALRKDLLEAGYRVIIPDLRGNGDSDKPQSEEAYQNNAEVKDLVLLMNHLNIDRYKAVGYSRGSIVLAKLLTEDNRIEKAVLGGMGIDFTNPNWDRRMMFSRAFNGNVNDITKGAVDYAKSINADLRSLHLQQKYQPVTSIGELNKIEIDVLVICGDEDIENGDAKDLSHNFENGELIKVVGDHNGTFKTQAFSNSVVQFLE, from the coding sequence ATGTCCACAAGATATTTTTTACTCTGTTTTTTACTGATAATCTTCTCTCAAGCAATTAATTCTCAATCAAACAAATTTAAATCATTTGACGGTGTACAAATTGTCTATACCGATGAAGGTAACGGAGAGGTGGTATTATTGTTACACGGATTTATAAACTCTAGAAAATCTTGGGAAAAAACAGCTCTAAGGAAAGATTTATTGGAAGCCGGTTACCGAGTAATCATTCCTGATTTACGTGGTAATGGCGATTCTGATAAGCCGCAAAGCGAAGAAGCATATCAAAACAATGCCGAAGTTAAAGATTTGGTGCTGTTAATGAATCATCTAAATATTGATAGGTATAAGGCTGTTGGTTATTCTAGAGGAAGTATTGTTTTGGCAAAATTACTAACGGAAGATAATAGAATAGAAAAGGCGGTTTTAGGTGGAATGGGAATAGATTTTACCAACCCAAATTGGGATAGAAGAATGATGTTCTCTAGAGCTTTTAATGGTAATGTCAATGACATTACCAAAGGAGCGGTAGATTATGCAAAATCTATTAATGCAGATTTACGTTCCTTACATTTGCAACAAAAGTACCAACCGGTAACATCAATTGGTGAATTAAATAAAATAGAGATTGATGTCTTGGTAATATGTGGTGATGAAGATATTGAAAATGGAGATGCAAAAGACCTGAGCCATAATTTTGAAAACGGAGAATTGATTAAAGTAGTTGGTGATCATAACGGTACTTTTAAAACTCAGGCCTTTTCAAATTCAGTAGTTCAATTTTTAGAATAA
- a CDS encoding YihY/virulence factor BrkB family protein — MSLEVEEKLEKIPVVNWLVRFLKQIRLPGFEGLSIYDLIEMYVLGILRGTLSTRASAIAFSLFMALFPLIIFMVTLVPFLVSYISIEHGDFDVQFQLFLESFLPSATGDYFGEVFTQIKDQKRGGLLSSAFLLSIFLIANGVNSIFGGFETSYHIKLTRHFFRQYLYALMVGLILGILVIVGFVAYIYFEFYVLGYLSEFAAKQGGYILGEDEVVGVQIAKVLFFIILSYFTTAILYYFGTREGKQAKFFSFGALMTTVLFLLTSYLFGIYVEKFARYNELYGALGGLLILMVYIWLNSNILLLGFELNASLNTLRKITKKE, encoded by the coding sequence ATGTCTTTAGAGGTCGAAGAAAAGCTAGAAAAAATTCCCGTTGTAAATTGGTTGGTCAGGTTTTTGAAACAAATCAGGCTACCCGGTTTTGAGGGGCTTTCTATTTATGACCTTATTGAGATGTATGTGCTTGGTATATTAAGAGGTACATTGTCTACACGTGCTAGTGCAATTGCTTTTAGTTTATTTATGGCATTATTTCCATTAATAATTTTTATGGTTACATTGGTGCCATTTTTAGTGTCATATATTAGTATTGAGCATGGTGATTTTGACGTACAATTCCAGTTGTTTTTAGAGTCCTTTTTACCAAGTGCTACAGGTGATTATTTTGGTGAAGTATTTACACAGATAAAAGATCAGAAGCGAGGTGGTTTGTTGTCATCGGCATTTTTATTGTCAATATTCTTAATAGCCAACGGGGTCAACTCTATATTCGGTGGCTTTGAAACATCGTATCATATAAAACTAACAAGACATTTTTTTAGACAGTATTTATATGCATTGATGGTAGGTTTAATTCTGGGAATTCTAGTTATAGTGGGTTTTGTAGCATACATATACTTTGAATTTTACGTATTAGGGTATTTATCTGAGTTTGCTGCTAAGCAAGGTGGGTATATATTAGGAGAAGACGAAGTGGTAGGTGTACAAATAGCAAAAGTGTTATTTTTTATAATTCTATCGTATTTCACAACTGCCATACTCTATTATTTTGGTACTAGAGAAGGTAAGCAAGCGAAGTTTTTTTCTTTTGGGGCATTAATGACAACGGTTTTATTTTTATTGACCTCGTATCTTTTTGGTATTTACGTTGAAAAGTTTGCTAGGTACAATGAATTATATGGAGCTTTAGGGGGATTATTGATTTTAATGGTCTACATCTGGTTAAATTCTAATATATTGCTACTTGGGTTTGAGCTTAACGCATCTCTCAACACATTACGTAAAATCACTAAAAAAGAATGA
- the serA gene encoding phosphoglycerate dehydrogenase, which yields MVEVSRKYVFDFDSTLTRVEALDVLAEMTLEGRSNKDEVIQEIQKITNLGIDGDISFTESLERRIKLLHAKKEDLEGLVENLRNKISKSIAANKEFFEKYADDIYVISCGFKEFIDPIVKEYNIPSDRVYANTFKFDEEGNIIGFDEKNVLSQHNGKIDCLKQMNLDGEVQVIGDGYSDYVMREAGIADKFFAYTENVHREKAANNADYVTPSLDEFLFVNKLPRNISYPKNRIKVLLLENVHTAAFDNLSEDGFSVELIKHSLPEEELIEKIKGVHVLGIRSKTQVTKAVLDAADKLLVVGAFCIGTTQIDLETAKKKGVVAFNAPYSNTRSVVELAIGEIIMLMRSVFDRSREIHEGQWQKTAAGSREVRGKNLGIVGYGNIGKQLSVLAEAMGMRVYYYDVDDKLALGNAVKCNTLEDLLGVSDVVTLHIDDNKANKNFIGERELKQMKKGAMLINLSRGFVVDIDALAEGLKNGHVGGAAIDVYPDEPRSNGDFQTKLQGFPNVILTPHVGGSTEEAQRDIADFVPNKIMDYINSGNTVDAVNFPNIRLPKQNKSHRFLHIHKNVPGIMAKINKVLAQYELNITSQYLSTDNEVGYVITDLDKEYNKEVIKELKKVENTIKFRVLY from the coding sequence ATGGTAGAAGTAAGTAGAAAATATGTTTTTGATTTCGACAGTACATTGACTAGGGTAGAAGCCTTAGATGTACTTGCTGAAATGACTTTAGAAGGAAGGTCAAACAAAGACGAGGTAATTCAGGAAATACAGAAAATTACCAATTTAGGTATAGACGGTGATATTTCGTTTACCGAGTCTTTGGAACGTCGAATTAAATTATTACATGCTAAAAAAGAAGATTTAGAGGGTTTAGTAGAAAATCTTAGAAATAAAATTTCTAAGTCCATCGCCGCTAATAAAGAGTTTTTTGAAAAGTATGCGGATGATATTTATGTAATATCTTGCGGTTTCAAAGAGTTTATTGATCCTATTGTAAAAGAATACAATATACCATCTGATCGAGTGTATGCAAATACTTTTAAATTCGACGAGGAAGGAAATATCATCGGTTTCGATGAAAAAAATGTGTTATCTCAGCATAACGGCAAGATTGATTGCTTAAAGCAAATGAATTTGGATGGAGAAGTTCAAGTGATTGGAGATGGTTACAGTGATTATGTAATGCGCGAGGCAGGTATTGCAGATAAGTTTTTTGCATATACCGAAAACGTGCATAGAGAAAAAGCCGCTAACAATGCGGATTATGTTACACCAAGTTTAGATGAATTTTTATTTGTGAACAAATTGCCAAGAAATATCTCGTACCCAAAGAATAGAATTAAGGTTCTATTATTAGAAAATGTGCACACCGCTGCATTCGATAATTTATCAGAAGACGGTTTTTCCGTTGAATTGATCAAACATAGTTTACCAGAGGAGGAGCTGATCGAAAAAATTAAGGGCGTTCACGTTCTTGGTATTCGTTCTAAGACTCAGGTAACAAAAGCTGTTTTAGATGCTGCTGACAAATTATTAGTTGTTGGTGCTTTTTGTATAGGTACAACGCAAATAGACTTAGAAACGGCAAAGAAAAAAGGTGTTGTCGCCTTTAACGCTCCTTATAGTAATACGCGATCAGTTGTTGAATTGGCTATAGGTGAAATTATTATGTTAATGCGTAGTGTATTTGACCGTAGTAGGGAGATACATGAAGGACAATGGCAAAAAACAGCAGCCGGTTCTCGTGAAGTGCGTGGTAAAAACCTAGGTATTGTTGGATATGGAAATATCGGTAAGCAATTATCCGTTTTAGCTGAAGCAATGGGTATGCGGGTTTATTACTATGATGTAGATGATAAGTTAGCGTTAGGTAATGCTGTCAAATGCAATACTTTAGAAGACCTGTTAGGTGTGTCTGATGTAGTTACCTTGCATATTGATGATAATAAGGCAAATAAAAACTTTATTGGAGAGCGCGAATTAAAGCAAATGAAAAAAGGTGCTATGCTGATTAATCTTTCTAGAGGTTTCGTTGTAGATATTGATGCCTTGGCAGAAGGATTGAAGAATGGCCACGTTGGTGGTGCAGCAATTGATGTGTATCCAGATGAGCCAAGAAGTAATGGTGACTTTCAAACAAAATTACAAGGTTTTCCTAATGTAATTCTTACGCCGCATGTTGGTGGTAGTACAGAAGAAGCACAGCGTGATATTGCTGATTTCGTACCTAATAAAATTATGGATTATATCAACTCAGGTAACACTGTAGATGCGGTTAATTTCCCGAATATTCGGTTGCCAAAACAAAATAAATCGCACCGTTTTTTACATATTCATAAAAACGTACCGGGCATTATGGCGAAAATCAACAAGGTGTTGGCTCAGTATGAATTAAATATTACAAGCCAATATTTATCTACGGACAATGAAGTTGGTTATGTAATTACCGATTTGGATAAGGAATACAACAAAGAGGTAATTAAAGAACTTAAGAAAGTAGAGAACACCATTAAATTTAGAGTTCTATACTAG
- the nadC gene encoding carboxylating nicotinate-nucleotide diphosphorylase: protein MISEEQFKEEIKLIIANAIREDVGDGDHSSLACIPGTATGKAKLLVKDEGIIAGVDFAELVFYFVDPNLKIEKLIEDGTPVSHGDIVFYIEGSSQSILKAERLVLNAMQRMSAIATKTNMFVNLLKGTGTKILDTRKTTPGIRALEKWAVKIGGGENHRFALYDMIMLKDNHIDFAGGITKAINKTKNYLKETGRDLKIIVEARNLEEIKEILESEGVYRILIDNFNYEDTRTAVKLIGDICLTESSGGINEKTIREYAECGVDYISSGALTHSVYNLDLSLKAV, encoded by the coding sequence ATGATTTCAGAAGAACAATTTAAAGAAGAAATAAAATTAATCATAGCAAATGCCATTAGAGAAGATGTAGGTGATGGTGATCATAGTTCGTTGGCATGTATTCCAGGTACAGCAACAGGAAAAGCTAAGTTGTTGGTAAAAGATGAAGGGATAATTGCTGGTGTAGATTTTGCCGAACTTGTTTTCTATTTTGTTGACCCTAATTTAAAGATAGAGAAATTGATAGAAGATGGTACGCCGGTAAGTCACGGTGATATCGTGTTTTATATAGAAGGTAGTTCACAAAGCATATTAAAAGCTGAACGTTTGGTCTTGAACGCTATGCAAAGAATGAGTGCAATAGCTACTAAGACCAATATGTTCGTTAATCTTTTAAAAGGTACGGGTACCAAAATTTTGGATACTAGAAAAACTACACCGGGTATACGTGCGCTAGAGAAGTGGGCGGTAAAAATTGGAGGTGGCGAAAATCATAGATTTGCGTTGTATGATATGATCATGTTGAAAGATAATCATATTGATTTTGCAGGCGGAATTACCAAAGCAATCAATAAGACAAAGAACTATTTAAAAGAAACGGGTCGTGATTTAAAGATAATCGTTGAAGCTAGGAACTTAGAGGAGATCAAAGAAATTTTAGAGTCAGAGGGCGTATACCGCATATTAATAGATAACTTTAATTACGAGGATACCCGCACAGCTGTTAAATTAATAGGTGATATTTGTTTGACCGAATCCTCTGGTGGTATCAATGAAAAAACAATTCGTGAATATGCAGAATGTGGTGTAGATTATATTTCTTCAGGTGCATTAACACATTCGGTTTATAATTTAGATTTGAGTTTAAAAGCGGTTTAA